From the Bacillus horti genome, the window ATAACTCGATATGAAGCTGATCATCAGCAACCCAGTCCATGTACGAAATAAACCACGACTCATCCCAATCTAATTGTGTTGAATAGATAGGAGTTTTGTTCTCTGTATCGTTAAAATCGTTGATGTCTATTTTGTGATTCTCAATATCAGCTATGGCTATATACTCTTGATCTGGGGAAACTAGATCCACTAGCTGGCGCTGTCCCAAGGCTACAGATCCCCCTTCTTCGGAAGTGATAGCCATATCCCCCGTTGACTCTTCTTCAGGAATGTTAGAGCTGTCATAGCTCTCTGTCTCAGCCATTTCATTACCTAAGCCAGAGTCATCCATCTTCGCATCAAACGTTCTTATCTCAGCAGAATCATCTGCTGTGAAGAATAACTGATTCTGATCAGTAGGAAAGGCTGTTCCAAAATAGATAGCTAAGACGGCGGCTGCAATGGCTGAACCAGGTATCCACCATTTCTTCTTTAGCCACGTATTCTTGTGTTTGTTCTGTTCTGAAGTTCTTAAAGGAGCTAGATCCACTTTCTCTTTTCCTTCAGAAGTCCCCTCTTCCTGAATCGGAGCAGAGAAGTTAGAAGAGCTAGGCTTAAGTGTCTGCTGATTTTCCCATTCTTCAAGATCTGGAAGGATGGAATTTACAATATCAATAGGTGGATTAACTTTAGGTAATGAACGAAGCTGAACCGTTACCATTCTAAGATTCTCCAGTAATTCCGTACAATCGGAGCAACCGTCTAAATGCTGTTTTAATAACCGCTGTTCATCTTCGTTAAGGTCACCATCTAGCTCACGATTTATTAAGTCATTGACCTCTTCACATTTCACCCTGATACACCACCTTTCTGCAAGTCTTGGAGCAGTGTTTGGAGCTGCTGCCTCGCTCTAAATAAATGGGACTTTACTGTATTAATCGGTAAATCCACTGCTTCTGCAATTTCTTTATAGGATAAGTCCTGTAAATATCTCATAATGACGACCGCACGATGGTTCTCTGGTAGTTGATTAATCGCTTCTTGTATATCCTCAGCAATCATTCGTCGATCCATCTCATCATCTACATAGCTTGACCCGCTTTGATTGAGTACAAACTCATGTTCATCTATGGACACGGCATCCTTTTTCTTCCTACACTTATCAATACAAACGTTTGTTACGATACGCTGTGCCCAAGTTAGAAATTTCGCTTTATGTTCAAACGAATGAAAGCTTTTATAAATCTTAATTAGGGCGTCCTGTGTCGCATCTAAGGCATCTTGTTCATTCCCTAGCATATAGTAGGCTGTGCGGTATAAGGGGGTCTCTACATCTCTTAGCAGCTGAACTAGAGCTTCACGATCTCCGTTCTGGGCGGCCTTGATTCGTTCTGCTTCCTGCACGAACCTTCCTCCTCTCCCCTTGTTATTTCTAACGAAACAAGGTTGAAATATGTTGCAAAAAAAAGAAAAATACTTTGATTAACGAATTTTATCTCCTGAAATTGGTTGCATTCATCCATTCATTTCTTTTATACTAAGAATGATATAGGAGGGTTGCCACATGAGTAATGAATTTGAAAAAGTAAAAGACAACCGCAATGATTTTATAGACTCTGCTGTAGCTTTTGTTGTGGCTACTGGCTTCTTCTTAACGGTTTTTCTTATCTTTACCGTTTTTGGAGTCATCAAAGACTTTCAATAAGAAGAATGGAATGGGCCCTGTTCGTGCAGAACAGGGTTTTTTCTTTTGTATCTATTTTACTATAAGTAACATTAATCGAACAGTATGACCCCTACCCTACTCAAAACCTTATTTTAGACGCTAGCGTTTCTCTTGTAAAGTCGGCCTCACCTTCAAGCTTTTTTGACTTACTGTTATAACAATTCCTCCATGATGATCCGTTCGAAACACACTCATTTGAGGCTGCCTGCTCAGTCGTTCAAGAATTTCAGGATGTGGATGACGATATAAGTTATTTCTTCCCACAGAGATAAGACCTATCTTAGGCTCCGTTTCCACCAAAAGCTCCTCAGTTGTTGATGTTTGGCTACCATGATGTCCTAGCTTCAGAACATCAATTTTTAATCCAGGA encodes:
- a CDS encoding YqzM family protein, producing the protein MSNEFEKVKDNRNDFIDSAVAFVVATGFFLTVFLIFTVFGVIKDFQ
- a CDS encoding anti-sigma factor family protein, whose translation is MKCEEVNDLINRELDGDLNEDEQRLLKQHLDGCSDCTELLENLRMVTVQLRSLPKVNPPIDIVNSILPDLEEWENQQTLKPSSSNFSAPIQEEGTSEGKEKVDLAPLRTSEQNKHKNTWLKKKWWIPGSAIAAAVLAIYFGTAFPTDQNQLFFTADDSAEIRTFDAKMDDSGLGNEMAETESYDSSNIPEEESTGDMAITSEEGGSVALGQRQLVDLVSPDQEYIAIADIENHKIDINDFNDTENKTPIYSTQLDWDESWFISYMDWVADDQLHIELYDSEQDEYQYLLIDVTEQSEELLDEPYSNE
- a CDS encoding RNA polymerase sigma factor; translated protein: MQEAERIKAAQNGDREALVQLLRDVETPLYRTAYYMLGNEQDALDATQDALIKIYKSFHSFEHKAKFLTWAQRIVTNVCIDKCRKKKDAVSIDEHEFVLNQSGSSYVDDEMDRRMIAEDIQEAINQLPENHRAVVIMRYLQDLSYKEIAEAVDLPINTVKSHLFRARQQLQTLLQDLQKGGVSG